The Brachyhypopomus gauderio isolate BG-103 unplaced genomic scaffold, BGAUD_0.2 sc47, whole genome shotgun sequence genome contains the following window.
cgtgttgcggtgtgtgtttgtgtgtacgtagaGTCTGCTAGAGTCATCAGACCTGTTGCAGAACCTACACGTGGACCTGGACGTCCTGAAAGGGGGACTGCAGTATGAGGTGGCCACGATGttcttcactctccctcactcacacattatgttcccagcttttcacacacatttatacagcgccactaacatcactgtgtgtgctcacgtgatcttggtgttactgtagcaccttgctctacctttcacaaacacacacacacacacacacacacacacacacacacacacacacacacacacacacacacattatgatcttgtgaatgtctgtacatgcatgttcatgcatatgtgtttgcatgtgttggtgtgtttgtctgtgtatgagcaggacagtgaagtcagtggcagtgcttctgtggaggagagatccGAACCAGAACGCCAAGATCTCGCTCCGTTAAGAGACCACAGCCCTGACCCACCCTTGCAGGTACTCAttaacactcacactgcctctcttcctatatgtctctccctccctccctccctctctctgtctgtctgtctgtctttctctacaaACACTATAGCAGTGGTATAAGTGAGGGGACCTCAAAGTTTATTTGAGGTTAGGGTTTTATTTGAGGTCATGCGCCAGTGTTtttctttcagtgtttctttttgtcttcttcctttccgtccatccatccatttatccaTTCGTCTGTTAGTCAtatacatccacacatcctcttgTTTATCCATCCATCTGTCTATCCATCTATATATGTCATTTCcattacctcattcatttgtattGTGCACTAGGCCCCTGGCTCTCTGAGGGTCATGCACACTTCATACAGAAAAGACGAACCATATGTGGGTTCTATAAAACACCCTTTGGTTTCAGTTAAGGTGATGGCAATAAATTAaagactaaataaataaattaaaggcaaggagaattcatttactcacagctcagtgatcaCCTAAGAGGCCGAGccaatgtgtgttcatcacacggtgtgtgtgcaggagagcgtggagagggagcgcttgttgagggctcatctggaggagagagagaggatgcaggcttcacacacatcccagctggagcagctcagattacagctcgactctcagctccaagacacccacaaaatacacaagcagaaagtaagatcccACATCCACACGATACGCACACGCAAAAATGCCTCTTCTGCCGTACCCAgtcgggtgtttatgtgtataaagatggtgagagttgtttgtatttgtttgtttttcttgtgtgtgtgtttaggagttagaagtgcagaagatgatggagcaactggacatgaaatccaaagagctcaaaactcaggaactgctactccaaactcaggtactttacctgcgttatttgagtgtgtgtgggtgtgtgtgtgtgtgtgtgtgtgtgtgtatgtgggtgtgtgtgtgtgtgggtgtgctactccaaactcaggtactttacctgcgttatttgagtgtgtgtgtggttgtgtgtgtgtgtgtgtgtgtgtgtgtgtgtgtgtgtgctactccaaactcaggtattttacctgctttatttgagtgtgtgtgtgggtgtgtgtgtgtgtatgtgggtgtgctactccaaactcaggtactttacctgcgttatttgagtgtgtgggtgtgtgtgtgtatgtaggtgtgctactccatgctcaggtactttacctgctttatttgagtgtgtgtaggtgtgtgtgtgctactccgtgctcaggtactttacctgctttatttgagtgtgtgtaggtgtgtgtgtgctactccaaactcaggtactttagctgctttatttgagtgtgtgtaggtgtgtgtgtgctactccaaactcaggtactttagctgctttatttgagtgtgtgtaggtgtgtgtgtgctactccaaactcaggtactttagctaCTTTGAGCGTGTATGTGCAAATGGTACACTGAGCTCCATTGTATTAGGTGCCCTTATAGCTGTACTTATAAGTTACTAATCATTCGTCAGTCAGTTCTTTGTGCTGAGAAGTTAACTGAGTCAATGACCTGTTTTGAAGGAAAAAAATGAATAGGTCATGTCtggagtgtgcgtgtgcgtgcatgcatgtgtgtgtatcttcagtccagtcactcaactgcctgataaaatgatctgtgtgtgttcgtactgttggtctgtaggctgcagatttgaagaacaggagacaacagctgagtgaggaagaagatgaagttgagaaggggatagaggtgcgtgtgagtgtgtgtgtgaccaggtgtatgtgtgtgtgtgtgtgtgcgtgtgtatctgagagtgtgtggccaggtgtgtgtgtgtgtgtatctgagagtgtatgaccaggtgtgtgtgtgtgtgtgtgtgtgtgtgtgtgtgtgtgtgtttgtcattgtgaactgttatgctaggttgtgtgtgtcccccaggggtgtgtgtgtgtgtgtgtgtgtgtgtgtgtgtgtgtgtgtgtgtgtgtgtcattgtgaactattatgctaggttgtgtgtgtcccccaggggtgtgtgtgtgtgtgtgtgtgtgtgtgtgtgtgtgtcattgtgaactgttatactaggttgtgtgtctgtgtgtcccccaggctctctcacgtgtcctgagagaacgggacagtctgcgtgcggagctggacagactaagagatgagaggaggagagaaagggaggagctggaaaaagagagagaaggaaggaggagggagagggaggagagcagaaggatgatggaggagagagagaagctactgagcaatacagtgcttctacaggatagatgtgatgaactccacagaaggctcaggtaatacacacacacacacacacacacacacacacccatatacacacaaacatgctataATACACATCCTGAAGACTTGGGTAATGTATACGTATACCAACTTCTGTCGATGTGCTGGAGGTTTAGAtaatatacacacgcatacgcatgtgcgggcacacacacacacacacacacacacacacacacacccctgggggacacacacaacctagcataatagttcacaatgacacacacacacacacacacacacacacacacacacacacacacacacacacacacccctgggggacacacacaacctagcataacagttcacaatgacaaacacacacacacacacacattagctttgaccgagtcagtactggtctctggtgacacaaatgcacggtacacagagtgtgtacaatgtacagatctgtgttggtgtggtttgtgtctgtcagcgaggtggagcagagagagcatggagacgataacctggagagaaagaaacaggaggagggcaaggagaagagcagagagaaggagggctccctcggagtggaggaaatggaacctcctctctcccctgtgcccacctcccacaacaaccacagcagcatagacgagtatgtgggggtgtgtgtgtgggtggggagggaggctgtccgattgtatgtatttatcatatgtttatatactcgtttgtaatctctctctctctctctctctagcttgcgGGAGTATATCTCGTGTGAAGGTGTCTCTCTGCAGAGAGCACGACGGTTCTTGGAGAAAGAGACCCGCTGTCTGAGAGCGAGACAGGCAGCACTAAGGACGGCCCACCCCAGCCCGCAGAGGTCCGCTGCAAGAGGTTCTGCTCAGCCTCTCTGCCAGGTCCGTCAAGtctagtcagttttatttataaagcgctttttacaaaacatggtgtcacaaagcagcttcacgagcgcatgggtccagatccctaatgagcaagacgggggcgagtgtggcagagacaaactccctaggtggattaggaagaaaccttgggaggaccaagaccccaaagggaagccatgctccattggcccagcaactttaagttcatatttatagtcctgtgtctatctgagcagtcacagtctctccaatatggatgctgggcctcaggtaggatgctggccgtattggcacatgcatccacggcatcagcacatccactggcaacccagagcatcttctagctgctttatggaattgtctttgtagaaacgtgtagtcaagatacagaatgcaggttaaatatgtaaaatcaaattaaacttccatatatatagtacacgtgccagtgatttagcatgtggctccagcaggcttatccctagcagtataactaaagggaggggcctggaggtgaccacaggcatgagggtactGAGACATTACTCTGCCTTCGGCTGTAATCTTGTCGTTTTCGGAGCTGAGCGCAATCCTGCGctttgagagagcagcaggtgagatggattatggtatgcagtgagttcactcggatattgtggaggactatttaatgctttataggccaacagaagaattttaaaatcagtttgatatttaagcaggagccagtgcaacgctgagagagtaggactaatgtgatggacttctcaaggcctagttaggactctggctcttggattcaagttggaatgcagcaagttggactttctttagggactgtttagagcatccagttaaaagacagttacagtagtccaatcttgatgagactgtgggccagtttctctgcatctgataccgaacgtacatgtctcagcttggcaatattacatgaagttgcaaaggcagcattagtgacattgcatatgtgtgtgaaaaatgaaagatgcaaatcactagagacacctaaacttttagcaggagattcaggtgttactgaaaagccatctagtgtaataagaagatttgaccaattgcttcttgcaatccaagaagtaacacctcagtcttatcagaatttagaagaagaaaattagacgccatccagttctttatttcttggatgcagttctcagttttggtagtagtattgacatcatccaaattagaagatatatataactgagtataatctgcatagcaatggaagctaataccatgcctacaaatgcttgctagcatatataatagaataacatgggacccaatacagatccttatgagcattcattattttcaagtacaaattggtaacgatcgttcaggtaggatttgaaccaggacAGTGATTGACCTCAGACCTCTTTATCTGAGAATATTAAGAGATTGTTAACTACTTTAGACGGTTTCAGTGCCGTGGTGGGTCTAAGCACATTAGGTCTTGCAGTGCCTACAGCCATGTAGCCAGGTCAGATAGGAGACAGTAGGAAGCATGAGTGTAGTTCCTATTAGATGTTCTGCTCCGctgtgctgtaggaggtgagtgagctggagaagctgagggagacggtccagaaggaccacacgctcctgagaaagaaggaggagagactcggccagctggagacctcactggcagaggaggtaacacacacacacacacacacgtatgcctgcacccacacacttacgtacaaacccacattaatacctacctgggctttacaatgtttttctcagctgtcatgtgatgaaggcgagcggctggtgggagatcggagagtctcatttgatgtcagagactcagagacgagcagagacgagtatggccaagaggagacgagtgagagacacactccatgtgcatgcacaaaacacacacacgggcagacattttgagaaggcactaattttggttttcacaaagtttactaccacagtttttttatggtggcaatgtgtattgattctagattgtgattagatgaattgcaattaattgcaaagtcattccCTGTGATGAAAATGACTTTCTCACAAAAATTACTGCATTCCAGCTTCTCCATTTCAGCCCTACAAAATGGCATAAGATAATTTCAGTGTTGATCTCGTTAGTTCAGGAGAAAAAAAGTTAATGAGGATAAGACAGCTTGacatcaatctgtcatgatgattagaagagaagactggttgctttaaaagggtagtgGTGCTTTTACGTTTTCTCCTGTGAACTATGGTCACCTCCAAGGAAACAcgttcagtcatcattgcatcaaAAGTGTTTCATAGGCAAGGACAGTGTGGCCTTGTACGATGCACCCCAATCAACCATTTATCCAGTCACTAAGGACTTTGGGGAGAGTGCTTCAGTTGCATGAAGGAGGCTTCAGGGAGCGTCTCCTACAGTAGTGTCTCCTACAGTAGTGTCTCCTACAggagcgtctcctacagaggaggcagctatgagcctcctcacaccatcaaagtgtggggtcactcccaatgttgcctaagcaaagcacagccatgaataagggAAGGTATCAAAACATCCTTCCAGAACAACTTCTCCCAACGATTCAGGAGCAGTTTAGCAGCAATGAACAATTATGGACTGTTAATAATTGTACTTCATTATATCacataaacatttgacaaaaggttcttaaaaaaataaactgaggaagcaaactgtgaaaactaaaaatttgcccacaactgtaagcagctctagagtccactctggtcttgttggttcatagttgtctgatgtttttatctctctagcagtaatacacccaaaccctggtcttcctctctgtttcagcacatgcagtgccagtgaaagtgcagcagttagcagagtccctgcagcagatctctggccagctgaacacggtgctgggtgcactgggatctctcactgggaggaccgtccagcccctccctcagccacctccgtcctcctccttccctcctgccccgtcctgggcatggacaccaagccccgcctcctcttcattggccaatcagaacagtttcttacactgttctgtcccaaaaacacacgggtctgaccttcatttgaactcccactggagcaaactcttccctggtacgtagagacagacacaccccaaacattagcagtgatgagcagtggtcacctcagtgggctgcagtgattTTCACTAATGCTTCATTTCTTCATCACTCGTAAAACCTTTGAATACAAATAGAaacttctgcctctccctcaagcACAAACCAGTCACTGCTGGAGTTATAGCCTTTTTTGCATAGTTGATGACCTCCATTGATTTTCTGTGCTTGGATAATGCCGATCTTTTCCAGTGCAAGTGTGGTGCAGTGTAGAGACCTGCTGTGTCAAATTAGCTTCAGAAATCTAAATCGCACTACCTGTATTAAGACTGCTCTGATTTTAGGAGTTTCCATGGATACCAGTGCCCGCTATCCCATGAGGGCTACCAGAGCATATTGTGGATACACTCCAGCaaggtgactacacacacttgcacaccagTGCAGGCTCGgtcacaatctctcactctcactcacagggtcagtgctgctgttgattttgaaaggaaaattgatgaactcatacagtgcttttccattatgtgtgtgtgtgtgggtgtgtagtcactcctctgagctagatggccagaggctgcagagactgattgaagacaacaaaaggtggctggaatcacaacgcaaagacccaaatgtgtatcctttcacaatctctctctccccctcagcttataccagaggtgggaccaagtcagtgttttgcaagtctcaagtaagtccaagtctttatcctcaagtcccgagtcaagtctcaagcaaagacagtcaactcaagtcaagtctcgagtcaagacaagcaaccgtcaagtcaagtcccaagtctgaaacttggaatttcaagtcctttcgagtctttttttttttttttacaggcaccaacggtTTAcaaatgctacgctgatgcgtttctttactcgttttgttggtgtccgccagccaaaagatgacagatcatttacattttatcttctcttaattacataaatgtacttaaacaagaatgtttcgttacatcattttacacgaaaatagcaagcttcatcgtaagcaagatgctgtcattacgaatggttattctaaacatttggataaaatgtttaaatatagactaataaaaggttagggttattttttcattgttttctgttattgtggggtcacggtgtaggctactattgttacctggagattcagtggggtcacatattctgatggctgccgtcagaattggtgaccccagttaaaaaggctcacctgtaaatcccattcatgatttctttgttggctgcaatggtgaggggatggtaaatcttgtttaagtacatttatgtaattaagagacgataaatgtaaatataaacatctgtcatattttggcttgtggacaccaacaaaacgagtaaagaaagtgcatcagcgtagtttacgtagcattcgtaaagcgtttgtgcctctgaacagaaactgtgaaatagcgccccctgtggtcacaaaactcgacggtcacagaatctggtgtaacgccggtctgcgtcagaaggacggaaatgaaattaatggggcgcactttataaatattaatatgcgttttaaaatttagatttggcgtaaaaaaatcaagtctttgcaagtaaacaggttcaagtccaattcaagtcccaagttattggagtaaaagtccaagtcaagtctaagtctctgaatattttttcaagtcaagtcaaaagtcttaatattaatgactcgagtctgactcgagtccaagtcatgtgactcgagtccccacctctggcttatacacatgtatgtatcacacacaaaccagtacgggaacagaatgcatcatattttcacacacactctcttgcacccttgtactctcctgaacctctgcccaggcctctcttcacacgctacccagctgccccacccaccaatgggctggtccagctcggcctggacgagaacaatcagatcaaggtctaccattaccgaagaggcacaacccactgatgtccatgtatgtccagtgcaaacatcagtggatagacagaatacaaacatgccatcagcatgtacacattacaggtgatgttgctgacaaagtcaagtcagatttagcatagtactttgaaattcctttttgataaaaacattatctaattgaaattcagatggtatatctaactgtaattagtgattaaggtatttccgcctacataacacattgcagtggaggattatacttattacgatggcggtggcagtgttggatgtgactaAAACGAGCttgaacgtcgtctttcctgcaggtgctgaacctgcgctctggcgtgtcccgcatggcggtggtgtccttgagggagttgtactccaacctgcagaaagggatggaccaggaagtggaggttacagctaaggtcctcctccacaaagcagcggagtccaatggcttcatcaggcaggacgtggacacagctctggacagcatggtgcagaactgcacccccattcggagcatgaacgcccttctcgctggaggactctggtcagttagtctgcagtgagctttaaactgtggctttcagatagcaacaacagtcacaagaagctaacacagcactaattttggctgctgttttttgctgctgtttttacctcttcattgttctttcaaaatattgccctggcctatatcaatatttttagttatttatcctcttatatattatttttattgcgttccatctccgctctgctgatccaaactgcccttcacaatgcttaaaaaataggctagttagctagctcacagaggacatacaaacattttctgtttaaaaaatacaggatgtacactaactggtgcaaactaagcaatcgaatagaatatgatcattttattgtgcacttagatcatacataagggtattaagtttctttatagaagctaaaagttgtactgtatacattgattggatggattaatagttattaccttatttttttgaatgccctaatttttttccttctgttttccttaaaagtctgaatgctgcagtaagaaagtgtactgctcggcacttggctactttggtagagaagattggtgctggccagttattgtctggggcgaaagacgtcacaccgcgaattattcctgtcagtctccaagttggcacaggactcttcacaagaaaccaggttagtactgggatcagaacgagaattctacaaagcttattcagtttcccagatagtaatcttttactgattcttttagtctcctagtgtgatactctgaagtcagcaaatgctgctaaattgtagagtaatagaagcactatcgTGTCTTCTAGACACAGACAGCCTTGTAAACTTGTGCcctggtaagataaatggttGGTGTGCTGCGAGTTACGGGTCTCTCACtctcgg
Protein-coding sequences here:
- the LOC143487614 gene encoding TOG array regulator of axonemal microtubules protein 1-like; translation: MYTLQVLNLRSGVSRMAVVSLRELYSNLQKGMDQEVEVTAKVLLHKAAESNGFIRQDVDTALDSMVQNCTPIRSMNALLAGGLCLNAAVRKCTARHLATLVEKIGAGQLLSGAKDVTPRIIPVSLQVGTGLFTRNQALGPAYPAVPVLPP
- the LOC143487501 gene encoding uncharacterized protein LOC143487501, with the protein product MERQRHLAQPHVQGEVLKQMDPVNLQPAADALRGPVGEQLILEEDCDENYIPSEQDIHDFARQIGIDPEREPELLWLAREVAVAPLPPEWKPCQDVTGEVYYFNFSTGQSTWEHPCDEHYRQLVAQERERAHHGRTASAISGSASTGTRKNKEKKKKKKEKKEKKKKEPEGLKAPRLLAPLAPLRGMCDLSVPGLRGSLGNFTDLHPLKSSLGDVSGANLHSLRGRQLESLAPPIFNSDLEVDEEEEEEEQKKASVHESLLESSDLLQNLHVDLDVLKGGLQYEDSEVSGSASVEERSEPERQDLAPLRDHSPDPPLQESVERERLLRAHLEERERMQASHTSQLEQLRLQLDSQLQDTHKIHKQKELEVQKMMEQLDMKSKELKTQELLLQTQALSRVLRERDSLRAELDRLRDERRREREELEKEREGRRREREESRRMMEEREKLLSNTVLLQDRCDELHRRLSEVEQREHGDDNLERKKQEEGKEKSREKEGSLGVEEMEPPLSPVPTSHNNHSSIDDLREYISCEGVSLQRARRFLEKETRCLRARQAALRTAHPSPQRSAARGSAQPLCQEVSELEKLRETVQKDHTLLRKKEERLGQLETSLAEELSCDEGERLVGDRRVSFDVRDSETSRDEYGQEETTHAVPVKVQQLAESLQQISGQLNTVLGALGSLTGRTVQPLPQPPPSSSFPPAPSWAWTPSPASSSLANQNSFLHCSVPKTHGSDLHLNSHWSKLFPGVSMDTSARYPMRATRAYCGYTPASHSSELDGQRLQRLIEDNKRWLESQRKDPNVYPFTISLSPSAYTRGTNGLQMLR